Within the Aeromicrobium sp. Root236 genome, the region CGCGCATGCCCTGCAGGTCCTCGGCCTGGTTGACCGCCTTCTTGGTCAGCGCGAGGCCGAAGCGCGGCATCTGCGCGATCCGGCCGGCCAGCGCCGACACCGTCGACTCGAGCTCCTCGGCCGGTACGACCTGGTTGACCATGCCCAGCGCCAGGGCGCGATCGGCGGTGAACCGGTCGCCGGAGTAGAGGAACTCCTTGGCCGCACGGGGGTTCATGACCCAGGGGTGCGCGAAGTACTCGACGCCCGGGATCCCCATGCGTACGACGGGATCGGAGAAGAACGCGTCGTCCGACGCGATGATGAAGTCGCACGCCCACGCGAGCATCAGGCCGCCGGCGATGCAGGCGCCGTGCACCTGCGCGATGACCGGCTTGGGGATCTCGCGCCAGCGCCGGCACATGCCGAGGTAGACCTCCGACTCGCGGGCGAAGCGCTGGTCGCCGCCCTCCTTGTCGGTGTGGTCCCACCAGATCACGGCCTTGCGCTCGAACGTCTGGTTCACGTCGCGCCCGGGCGTGCCGATGTCGTGGCCGGCGCAGAAGTGCTTGCCGTTGCCGGCCAGGACGATGACCTTGACCGCGTCGTCGTCGGTGGCGCGCTGGAACGCCGCGTCCAGTGCGTACGTCATCCTGGAGTTCTGCGCGTTGCGGTACTCCGGCCGGTTGAGCGTGACGCGGGCGACCTGGTCGACCACCTCGTACGTGACGACGTCCCCTTCTTCCGACGGCGCAGTGCTCACGATGTGCTCCTCAGCTCGGTTTTCAAGACTTTTCCGCCCAGGTTGCGCGGCAGGGCGTCGACGAAGACGACCTCGCGCGGCACCTTGAAGTTGGCCAGCCGCTCGCGGGCGAACCCGATGACGGCGTCGGCTTCCGGGCCACCCTCACGACGTACGACGAAGGCCTTGCCCACCTCGCCGAGCCGCTCGTCGGGCACCCCGATGACGGCGGTCTCCACGATGCCGTCGAGCCGGGCGAGGGCCTGCTCGACCTCAGCGGGATAGACGTTGAACCCGCCGCAGATGTACATGTCCTTGAGCCGGTCGGTGATGCGCAGGTAGCCGTTGTCGTCGAGGACCCCGACGTCGCCGGTGTGCAGCCAGCCGTCGGCGTCGATCGCCTCGGCGGTGGCGGCCGGGTCGTCGAGGTAGCCGAGCATGACCTGCGAGCCGCGCAGCAGCAGCTCACCCTCGCTGCCCGCCGGCAGGTGCTCGCCGGTCTCCGGGTCGGCGATCGCGGTCTCCATGCCGTCGATCGCGCGGCCGCAGGTCGTCGCGACGACCTCGTTGCTGTCGCCCCGCCGGCACATCGTCGCGACGACGCACTCGGTCATGCCGAACGCCGTGATGACGAGGTCGAAGCTCAGCTCGCTCTGCAGCCGCTCGACGAGGGCGACCGGTACGTTCGCGGCGCCCGTGTTGGCGAAGCGCAGCGACGACGTGTCGGTCGTCGCGAACGCCGGCGACTCCAGCAGGCCGAGGAAGATCGCCGGGGCTCCGGGCACCATCGTGATCCGCTCCGCCGCGATGAGCGCCAGCGCGGCATCGGGGTCGAACGTCGCCATCGGGTGGAGCGTGCACCCGTGCAGCAGGCCGACGAGCACGCCGACCTTGTAGCCGTACGAGTGGAAGAACGGGCTGATGACGAGGTAGCGGTCCTCAGCGCTGACCTCTCCGACGGCGCTCCAGGCAGCGGCCGCGGCGACGGTCTGGCGGTGTGCGCTGAGCACGCCCTTGGGCCGCCCGCTCGTGCCGGAGGTGAAGAGGATGTCGGCGACGTCGTCCGGGGTGACGGCGTCGGCCGCAGCATCGACCGCGGCGCGGTCGTCGTCGCCGAAGGGGAGGGAGGCCAGTTCGCCGAGGTCGACGATCGGAGCGTCGGGCGACAGCGCTCGCAGGTCGGCGATCTGCGTACGCCCGAGGAATCCGTCGGCGATGATCACGAGCGCGGCGTTCGTGCGGTCGGCCAGATCGGCGACCTCGTGGGCGGTGTAGCGCGAGTTGGCCGGCACCAGCGTGCCCCCGGCGTACGTCACGGCGAGTCCCGCGACGACCCAGTCGATGCTGTTGGGCGCCCAGAGGACCACGCGGCCGCCGGGCTCGAGGCCGCGGTGGTGGTACGCCGCGGCGGCGCGGCGTACGAGGTCGTGCAGCTCGGCGAACGTCACCGTGCGACCGTCCATCACGTACGCGGGAGCGTCGCCGAACTCTGCGGCGGCGCGGCGCACGAGCCCCGGGACGGTGTCGCTCACGTGCCCTCCTTGTGCGTGTTCGCTGGCTGAGCCTGTCGTAGCCAAGCAAGTGCTTGGTAGGCTACCTCATATGACCTCCGACGACGATGCCTTCCGTGAGCAGGTGCGTACCTGGCTCGCCGGGCATCTCGTCGGCGAGTGGGCCGACCTCAAGGGCGCTGCCGGCTCCGAGGCGTACGAGGAACGGCGCGCGTGGAACCGCCTCCTCGCCGAGCACGGCTGGACCTGTCTCGGCTGGCCCGAGGAACACGGCGGCCGCGCGCTGAGCCTGGCGCAGCAGGCGATCTTCCACGAGGAGTACGCCCGCGCCGACGCCCCGGAGACAATCAACCACCTCGGCGAGCAGCTGCTCGGGCCGACGCTCATCGCGTTCGGCACGGACGAGCAGAAGGCCCGATTCCTGCCGGCGATCCGGACGGTCGACGAGCTGTGGTGCCAGGGCTACTCCGAGCCCGGAGCCGGCTCCGACCTGGCCGCCGTCAAGACCCGCGCCGTGCTCGACGAGGCCGCCGGCGAGTGGGTCGTCGACGGCCAGAAGGTCTGGACGTCGTGGGCGCACGAGGCCGACTGGATCTTCGTCATCGCCCGC harbors:
- a CDS encoding enoyl-CoA hydratase — translated: MSTAPSEEGDVVTYEVVDQVARVTLNRPEYRNAQNSRMTYALDAAFQRATDDDAVKVIVLAGNGKHFCAGHDIGTPGRDVNQTFERKAVIWWDHTDKEGGDQRFARESEVYLGMCRRWREIPKPVIAQVHGACIAGGLMLAWACDFIIASDDAFFSDPVVRMGIPGVEYFAHPWVMNPRAAKEFLYSGDRFTADRALALGMVNQVVPAEELESTVSALAGRIAQMPRFGLALTKKAVNQAEDLQGMRAGMDSVFGLHHFAHAHNAETSDDSLGGLDAKSMAAKARENDGKEQG
- a CDS encoding AMP-binding protein translates to MSDTVPGLVRRAAAEFGDAPAYVMDGRTVTFAELHDLVRRAAAAYHHRGLEPGGRVVLWAPNSIDWVVAGLAVTYAGGTLVPANSRYTAHEVADLADRTNAALVIIADGFLGRTQIADLRALSPDAPIVDLGELASLPFGDDDRAAVDAAADAVTPDDVADILFTSGTSGRPKGVLSAHRQTVAAAAAWSAVGEVSAEDRYLVISPFFHSYGYKVGVLVGLLHGCTLHPMATFDPDAALALIAAERITMVPGAPAIFLGLLESPAFATTDTSSLRFANTGAANVPVALVERLQSELSFDLVITAFGMTECVVATMCRRGDSNEVVATTCGRAIDGMETAIADPETGEHLPAGSEGELLLRGSQVMLGYLDDPAATAEAIDADGWLHTGDVGVLDDNGYLRITDRLKDMYICGGFNVYPAEVEQALARLDGIVETAVIGVPDERLGEVGKAFVVRREGGPEADAVIGFARERLANFKVPREVVFVDALPRNLGGKVLKTELRSTS